The Pongo abelii isolate AG06213 chromosome 21, NHGRI_mPonAbe1-v2.0_pri, whole genome shotgun sequence genome has a window encoding:
- the PEDS1 gene encoding plasmanylethanolamine desaturase 1 has product MAGAEDWPGQQLELDEDEASCCRWGAQHAGARELAALYSPGKRLQEWCSVILCFSLIAHNLVHLLLLARWEHTPLVILGVVAGALIADFLSGLVHWGADTWGSVELPIVGKAFIRPFREHHIDPTAITRHDFIETNGDNCLVTLLPLLNMAYKFRTHSPDALEQLYPWECFVFCLIIFGTFTNQIHKWSHTYFGLPRWVTLLQDWHVILPRKHHRIHHVSPHETYFCITTGWLNYPLEKIGFWRRLEDLIQGLTGEKPRADDMKWAQKIK; this is encoded by the exons ATGGCGGGCGCCGAGGACTGGCCGGGCCAGCAGCTGGAGCTGGACGAGGACGAGGCGTCTTGTTGCCGCTGGGGCGCGCAGCACGCCGGGGCCCGCGAGCTGGCTGCGCTCTACTCGCCAG GCAAGCGCCTCCAGGAGTGGTGCTCTGTGATCCTGTGCTTCAGCCTCATCGCCCACAACCTGGTCCACCTCCTGCTGCTGGCCCGCTGGGAGCACACGCCCCTCGTCATACTCGGAGTTG TTGCAGGGGCTCTCATTGCTGACTTCTTGTCTGGCCTGGTACACTGGGGTGCTGACACATGGGGCTCTGTGGAGCTGCCCATTGTGGGGAAG GCTTTCATCCGACCCTTCCGGGAGCACCACATTGACCCGACAGCTATCACACGGCACGACTTCATCGAGACCAACGGGGACAACTGCCTGGTGACACTGCTGCCGCTGCTAAACATGGCCTACAAGTTCCGCACCCACAGCCCTG ACGCCCTGGAGCAACTATACCCCTGGGAGTGCTTCGTCTTCTGCCTGATCATCTTTGGCACCTTCACCAACCAGATCCACAAGTGGTCGCACACGTACTTTGGGCTGCCACGCTGGGTCACCCTCCTGCAGGACTGGCATGTCATCCTGCCACGTAAACACCATCGCATCCACCACGTCTCACCCCACGAGACCTACTTCTGCATCACCACAG GCTGGCTCAACTACCCTCTGGAGAAGATAGGCTTCTGGCGACGCCTGGAGGACCTCATCCAGGGCCTGACGGGCGAGAAGCCTCGGGCAGATGACATGAAATGGGCCCAGAAGATCAAATAA